From Parambassis ranga chromosome 9, fParRan2.1, whole genome shotgun sequence, the proteins below share one genomic window:
- the LOC114441599 gene encoding histone-lysine N-methyltransferase SETMAR-like — translation MDNVSLRAIIRYLGLKGLSPKEVHKDMVATLGAGAPSYSMVKKWAAEFKRGRENLEDEPRSGRPVTVTTQETIDKIRNIILTDRRITQRYIASELGISQERVHAVIHGELQMTKALACWVPKLLGPDEKQIRLSISKDNLALFDSDPQRFLQQFVTVDEIWIHHFQPETKEHSESPAPKKIKLVRSTGKVMVSVFWDAEGVLLVYYQEKGHTLTGAKYADLLRQLHDNIKNSRPGKLAQGVLFHQDNTPVHKSTAADTAIQQCRFELVLHPPYSPDLSPSDYYLFPKMKKELSGRHVDSDDDIIAAVDHFLEVQNADFYTEGIRMLHERWTKCVNVGGDYIEI, via the coding sequence ATGGACAATGTCAGCCTTCGTGCCATTATTCGCTACCTCGGTCTCAAGGGTTTATCGCCTAAGGAGGTCCACAAGGACATGGTTGCAACACTAGGGGCGGGTGCTCCTTCATACAGCATGGTGAAGAAGTGGGCTGCCGAATTCAAACGCGGTAGAGAGAACCTGGAAGATGAACCCCGGTCTGGAAGGCCAGTCACCgtcaccacacaggagaccatTGACAAGATCCGAAACATAATCTTGACTGATCGACGAATTACACAGCGGTACATTGCGTCAGAGCTCGGTATCTCCCAGGAGCGTGTCCATGCAGTCATTCATGGGGAACTCCAAATGACCAAGGCATTAGCTTGCTGGGTTCCGAAACTCCTTGGGCCTGACGAGAAGCAGATTCGGCTCAGCATTTCTAAGGACAATCTTGCTCTTTTTGACTCGGATCCTCaaagatttctgcagcagtttgtaaccGTGGATGAGATCTGGATCCATCACTTTCAACCAGAGACGAAAGAACACTCGGAGTCCCCGGctcccaaaaaaataaaattagtgAGGTCCACGGGTAAGGTGATGGTCTCGGTTTTCTGGGATGCCGAAGGAGTGCTGCTGGTGTACTACCAAGAAAAAGGTCACACACTTACAGGGGCTAAGTACGCTGATCTGTTGAGACAGCTACATGACAACATCAAAAACAGCCGGCCTGGAAAGCTGGCACAAGGAGTGCTGTTCCATCAGGACAACACACCTGTCCACAAgtccacagcagcagacactgcCATACAGCAGTGCAGGTTTGAACTTGTCCTGCACCCGCCTTATTCACCTGATTTGTCGCCCTCAGACTATTATCTTTTCCCCAAGATGAAGAAAGAGCTCAGTGGTCGCCACGTGGACAGTGACGATGATATTATTGCTGCTGTGGACCACTTTCTTGAGGTCCAGAATGCCGACTTCTACACAGAAGGAATCCGTATGCTCCATGAGCGCTGGACTAAATGTGTGAATGTAGGAGGAGACTATATTGAAATATAA
- the LOC114442014 gene encoding calcium release-activated calcium channel protein 1-like: MSLNEHSLQALSWRKLYLSRAKLKATSRTSALLSGFAMVAMVEVQLERDHEYPPGLLIAFSACTTVLVAVHLFALMISTCILPNLEAVSNVHNLNSVNESPHERMHRHIELAWAFSTVIGTLLFLTEVMLLCWVKFLPLKSNTEKANSTISSGEAAAIASTCIMVPFGLVFIVFAVHFYRTLVSHKTDRQKRELEQVIRLQNQLDHRAENDDLKAGVNFP, translated from the exons ATGAGTTTGAACGAGCACTCCCTGCAGGCTCTGTCATGGAGAAAACTGTACTTGAGTCGTGCTAAATTGAAAGCCACCAGTCGCACTTCAGCTCTTCTGTCGGGCTTCGCAATG GTCGCCATGGTGGAGGTACAGCTGGAGCGGGATCATGAATACCCACCAGGGCTGCTGATAGCCTTCAGTGCCTGCACCACAGTCCTGGTTGCAGTGCACCTCTTCGCCCTCATGATCAGCACCTGCATCCTCCCAAACCTGGAGGCTGTCAGCAATGTTCACAACTTGAACTCTGTGAACGAGTCTCCCCATGAGCGCATGCACCGCcatatagaactggcctgggcTTTCTCCACAGTCATAGGCACTcttctgtttctgacagaagTGATGCTCCTGTGCTGGGTGAAATTCTTACCCCTCAAAAGCAACACTGAAAAAGCCAACAGCACCATTAGCTCTGGTGAGGCTGCAGCCATCGCTTCCACCTGTATTATGGTGCCATTTGGACTTGTTTTTATAGTGTTCGCTGTCCACTTTTACCGCACGCTTGTCAGTCATAAAACAGATCGGCAGAAAAGAGAGCTAGAACAGGTCATTCGGCTCCAGAACCAGCTGGACCACAGGGCTGAGAATGATGACCTAAAGGCCGGTGTCAATTTCCCTTGA
- the LOC114441074 gene encoding histone-lysine N-methyltransferase SETD1B-A-like — MESEKPTTERETAPQLWISCKLIIDPALTKGLYKVCRYDGQYFNLPVEDLGLFPVDTVKDPRICRFWSRSNHTDFLVPKFKVDKWYVGPVPPKEVTFSRLNDNVRESFLTSLCQKYGNTEEVEIFCDPKNRKHLGIAKVVFDSVKAAKDAVKCLHQTSVMGNIIHVEIDPKGENRARYLQLLFSGLYNPWTLPVGSSEQALQNLIDNVLGSAPTQRLGSILSPTSTSTPLSLDTACSSIWQDTPCSFGLTPHSQGTPHTPCLSLTPLSQDSCYSSLQVTPVFQGEPSTYSVPKPSRQERCHRKPARNYRGPGNFIWNHSQSLPPHPLLTQKQTSSQQLAVWRHTGSSSHNNKEISLNISSSFHETKHAVNPALTALPRNCNSFSNLSTNFPDDRQATTSSPDDHQPAVESLDSRIESLLINSQITASSYSGGKTLGADAPSHGSPASPCSPVNASFSDDSLVCTPNGGSFSSSHQHSYSGVMDVSPASFVENEEDELCQTVLFLTRNSQPLTDFTHLKTKVNAIKENEAGSIQSLCTKEHHAVSEDPEYTHNRLSVAPTPTKDFSCPPSLPSSFSSTTQQLKPPPSATFGSNHLPVNPFPFPNPPFPSSVPPPPPRLPNGTIPIPPPGWIPLLGHHSGIPIPPPPIPPPPLGPPPSVFLGPPPPLMASPPVHMYTLPAQPAFPLEKGISLEHGRVPLSIPQPPQIVPLFPRFNPLVPPPGYPPIQENKHQITVENVVEVLMDELKSIIKKDITRRMIEVVAFKAFEEWWEYQDKKTKSQVSTLKSGAVVDERNKLIKSLSHVSQKGKKPPLPSFKVKRKRSEQIANESSAHEGLDVKQDDDFRSASQKAKRRHARPPELNSDDDDNGKEDHKHPDEETSGKEEAIVSEMLSDRNDLDDYADSNHPEEDMLSQDQNDDERVEIFEANSGTESSRSECTSSEESEYSSESSELFSLGSFEDFDFNTEDEDIEDNRSEKCIVISSDEETMELEPPLTPSAPLTPGAQLDLDLQNWTDLFERKEKEGNSDTSCDPESYNLDVMMELQTGEPHYLHPPSPIGLAAAEPGNGMEMESLEWIVESLEDTETLRPSTPTGCLLDTDPDLLIKSKPSSPVVEEAERPQTPGKGIVPLLASEDSEEVSEVLSSPSSDLLAASCPWYQEMPKTPGTEERSVWTHCCTVRAPATPGRGMTMSEDSTMFPCIRSPLSLPLSSNPYVMAPKTPGRDIILPRRATVHKSKTQMTTLPAQSQPPSCDDSFRCHPLTVSSPCSLSESTGDTSNTSNGSNVWYSSDARMKPLQGLENMPSLLVEEKSLLRQKLWLRLKRRKKASHRQLSLKRIDGSLPACRRCLRWRSGYEEGRILHSVWREGLDEEDSRLLQCTYESLQEQDNDAGWLSDTLWIPHPLTKVLKSVEYSSWWPNHRTGSARSEGFYKISRKDKLKYLHYTKLATEPPCTNAQCIPVQQPTSLRAGSDFRSEQRRLLSSFSCDSDLVKFNQLKFRKKRIRFSRSPIHEWGLFAMEPIAADEMVIEYVGQVIRQVIADMREQRYEEEGIGSSYLFRVDQDTIIDATKCGNLARFINHSCNPNCYAKIITVESQKKIVIYSRQPISINEEITYDYKFPIEDTKIPCLCGAHSCRGSLN, encoded by the exons ATGGAAAGCGAAAAACCAActactgagagagagacagcgccTCAACTCTGGATCAGTTGCAAGTTGATTATTGACCCTGCATTAACAAAAGGACTGTACAAAGTGTGCCGATATGATGGGCAATATTTCAACCTACCC GTGGAGGATTTAGGTCTGTTTCCCGTGGACACAGTGAAAGATCCACGCATCTGCCGCTTCTGGAGCAGGAGTAACCACACTGACTTTCTGGTTCCTAAATTTAAG GTTGATAAATGGTATGTTGGACCTGTTCCTCCAAAAGAAGTGACATTTTCTAGGTTGAACGACAATGTGAGGGAGTCCTTTTTGACAAGTTTGTGCCAAAAATATGGGAACACTGAAGAAGTGGAAATATTCTGTGATCCTAAAAACAGAAAGCATTTAGGGATTGCAAAGGTTGTCTTTGACTCAGTGAAGGCTGCCAAAGACGCTGTGAAGTGCCTCCACCAAACGTCAGTAATGGGAAATATTATACATGTGGAAATTGATCCAAAAG GTGAAAATAGAGCACGATATCTCCAGCTCCTTTTTAGTGGCCTGTATAATCCGTGGACGTTGCCAGTAGGAAGCAGTGAGCAAGCTCTTCAAAACTTAATTGACAATGTTTTG GGTAGTGCACCCACACAGCGACTGGGCAGTATACTCAGCCCCACCAGCACTTCAACACCGCTCTCTCTGGACACAGCCTGCTCCAGTATTTGGCAGGATACACCTTGCAGTTTTGGGCTTACACCACATTCTCAGGGAACCCCGCACACTCCCTGCTTGTCTTTGACTCCTCTGTCCCAGGATTCCTGCTACTCCAGCCTTCAAGTGACTCCGGTTTTCCAGGGGGAGCCCTCTACCTATAGTGTTCCTAAACCTTCAAGACAAGAGCGCTGCCATCGTAAACCTGCAAGGAATTACAGAGGACCTGGCAACTTCATCTGGAACCACAGCCAATCACTGCCACCACACCCACTCTtgacccaaaaacaaacaagtagcCAGCAGCTTGCAGTGTGGCGTCACACTGGATCTTCTagtcataataataaagaaatctCCTTGAACATTTCCTCTTCCTTTCATGAGACTAAACATGCTGTTAACCCTGCTCTTACAGCTTTACCTCGGAATTGCAACTCTTTCAGCAACCTAAGCACTAATTTCCCAGATGACAGACAAGCAACAACCTCTTCACCTGATGACCACCAGCCAGCTGTCGAGAGTTTGGACTCTCGCATTGAAAGCTTGCTGATAAACAGTCAGATAACTGCTTCTTCCTACAGTGGTGGAAAGACTTTGGGGGCTGATGCACCTTCTCATGGTAGCCCAGCTTCACCTTGTTCACCTGTTAATGCCTCTTTCTCAGATGACTCACTTGTTTGCACACCAAATGGTGGATCCTTCAGTAGCAGCCACCAGCACTCCTACAGTGGTGTGATGGATGTCAGTCCTGCATCATTTGTTGAAAATGAAGAGGATGAACTTTGTCAGACTGTTTTGTTCCTTACAAGAAACTCACAGCCTCTAACTGACTTCACACATTTGAAAACAAAGGTTAATGCAATCAAGGAAAATGAGGCAGGAAGCATTCAGTCATTGTGCACAAAG GAACACCATGCAGTGAGTGAGGATCCGGAGTACACCCACAACCGACTGTCTGTAGCTCCGACACCAACAAAAGATTTTTCCTGTCCTCCTTCACTTCCATCTTCTTTCAGTAGCACCACTCAACAACTAAAACCTCCACCTTCTGCTACATTTGGATCCAACCATTTACCAGTTAACCCGTTCCCGTTTCCTAATCCTCCCTTTCCCTCATCTgttccacctccaccccctcGTCTGCCAAATGGCACTATTCCAATCCCTCCCCCGGGCTGGATACCGCTTCTGGGCCATCACTCTGGCATTCCCATACCTCCGCCTCCCATTCCACCACCTCCTTTAGGTCCTCCCCCATCAGTCTTTCTGGGACCCCCTCCTCCTTTGATGGCCTCACCTCCTGTGCACATGTACACTTTACCTGCCCAGCCTGCATTTCCCTTGGAGAAAGGAATATCTTTAGAGCATGGCAGAGTTCCATTATCAATTCCTCAACCACCGCAGATTGTTCCACTATTTCCAAGGTTTAATCCCCTTGTCCCACCACCAGGGTACCCACCcatacaggaaaacaaacatcagatcACAGTTGAAAACGTTGTAGAGGTCCTCATGGATGAGCTGAAATCAATCATTAAGAAGGACATTACCCGAAGAATGATTGAAGTGGTTGCTTTCAAGGCATTTGAGGAATGGTGGGAGTATCAGGATAAGAAAACAAAG TCTCAAGTTTCAACTTTGAAAAGTGGAGCAGTCGTGGATGAGAGGAACAAACTCATAAAATCCCTGAGTCACGTCAGTCAGAAGGGCAAAAAACCTCCACTGCCATCATTCAAG GTGAAGAGGAAAAGATCAGAACAGATTGCAAATGAGAGTTCTGCTCATGAAGGGTTAG ATGTGAAACAGGATGATGATTTCAGATCTGCATCTCAGAAAGCCAAACGCAGACATGCAAGACCACCTGAGcttaatagtgatgatgatgataatgggAAAGAAGATCATAAACATCCAGATGAGGAAACATCTGGCAAAGAAGAAGCCATTGTGTCAGAAATGCTG TCTGACAGGAATGATCTGGATGATTACGCTGACAGTAATCATCCAGAAGAAGACATGTTATCACAAGACCAGAATGATGATGAGCGAGTGGAAATCTTTGAAGCTAACAGTGGAACCGAAAGCTCACGCAGTG AGTGTACCTCTTCAGAGGAAAGTGAATACTCTTCAGAGTCTTCTGAATTATTTTCCTTGGGGAGCTTTGAGGACTTTGATTTTAATACTGAAGATGAAGACATAGAAGACAACAGGAGTGAAAAATGTATAGTGATATCATCAGATGAGGAGACAATGGAGCTTGAGCCTCCACTAACTCCTTCAGCCCCACTGACTCCTGGTGCTCAACTAGATCTAGACCTGCAGAACTGGACAGATCTCTTtgagaggaaggaaaaggaggGAAACTCTGACACATCCTGTGATCCAGAGTCATACAACCTTGATGTCATGATGGAGCTCCAAACTGGCGAACCACATTATCTACATCCCCCTTCACCAATAGGACTTGCCG CAGCGGAGCCTGGCAATGGCATGGAGATGGAGAGCCTGGAATGGATAGTGGAGTCTCTAGAGGACACGGAAACCCTAAGGCCTTCCACCCCAACAGGCTGCCTGTTGGATACTGATCCTGACCTTCTGATAAAAAGCAAACCATCATCTCCAGTTGTGGAGGAGGCAGAACGACCTCAGACGCCAGGTAAGGGAATAGTGCCTCTCCTGGCAAGTGAGGACTCAGAAGAAGTCAGTGAGGTCCTCTCTTCACCAAGCAGTGATCTCTTGGCAGCCTCGTGCCCTTGGTACCAAGAGATGCCTAAAACTCCTGGTACAGAGGAAAGAAGTGTCTGGACTCATTGCTGCACTGTGAGAGCACCAGCCACACCTGGCAGGGGGATGACAATGTCAGAAGATAGCACGATGTTCCCATGTATTCGCAGCCCTCTATCTCTACCTCTCTCAAGCAATCCATATGTCATGGCCCCAAAGACTCCTGGAAGAGACATTATCCTGCCCCGAAGAGCCACGGTCCACAAGAGTAAAACACAAATGACCACACTCCCTGCTCAatcacagcctccttcatgTGATGACTCTTTTAGATGTCATCCCCTCACAGTGTCCTCTCCGTGCAGCCTCTCTGAATCTACAGGTGACACTTCTAATACTTCTAATGGGAGTAATGTGTGGTACAGTTCAGATGCGAGAATGAAGCCCTTGCAGGGACTAGAGAATATGCCAAGCCTTTTGGTTGAGGAGAAATCCTTACTAAGGCAAAAACTGTGGCTGCGGctaaagaggagaaagaaagccAGTCATCGGCAGTTATCTCTTAAAAGAATCGATGGTTCTCTCCCCGCTTGCCGTCGTTGCCTCAGGTGGCGCTCAGGATATGAGGAAGGAAGAATCCTGCATAGTGTTTGGAGGGAAGGCCTGGATGAAGAAGATTCAAGACTTCTGCAGTGTACTTATGAAAGTTTGCAAGAGCAGGATAATGATGCTGGGTGGCTCAGTGACACACTCTGGATCCCTCACCCAC TAACAAAGGTCCTCAAGAGTGTGGAATATTCTTCCTGGTGGCCAAACCACAGGACTGGCTCTGCTCGCAGTGAAGGTTTCTACAAAATCAGCAGGAAGGACAAATTGAAATACCTTCACTACACTAAACTTGCCACTGAGCCTCCATGTACAAATGCCCAG TGCATCCCAGTCCAGCAGCCTACCTCATTGCGGGCTGGATCTGACTTCAGGTCTGAACAGCGCCGCCTGCTGTCCTCTTTCAGCTGTGACAGTGATCTGGTCAAATTTAACCAACTTAAG TTCAGAAAGAAGAGGATTCGATTTAGCAGGAGTCCCATCCATGAGTGGGGACTGTTTGCTATGGAGCCCATAGCTGCAGATGAGATGGTAATCGAGTATGTGGGCCAAGTCATCAGACAG GTGATTGCTGACATGAGAGAGCAGAGATATGAAGAGGAGGGCATTGGGAGCAGCTATTTGTTCCGGGTTGATCAGGATACTATCATTGATGCCACTAAATGTGGGAACTTAGCCAGGTTCATCAACCACAGCTGCAAT CCAAATTGCTATGCAAAGATCATCACTGTGGAGTCTCAGAAGAAGATTGTGATTTACTCCCGGCAGCCAATCAGCATCAATGAAGAGATTACATATGATTACAAGTTCCCTATTGAGGATACAAAGATTCCTTGTTTGTGTGGGGCACATAGCTGCCGAGGCTCCTTGAACTAA
- the hpdb gene encoding 4-hydroxyphenylpyruvate dioxygenase, which yields MTTYTDKGEKHEQGRFLCFDHLTFWVGNAKQAASYYCNKLGFEPLAYKGLETGSREVVSHVVKQGKIIYVFSSALNPGNKEMGDHLVKHGDGVKDIAFTVENCDFLVQKACERGAIILKEPHTLEDKYGKVRLAVLQTYGDTTHTFVERTGYTGLFLPGFHPPLFKDPILAKLPSGKLDYIDHVVGNQPDDEMVPVVEWYQRNLLFHRFWSVDDKQLQTEFSALRSIVVANYEETVKMPINEPAMGKRKSQIQEYVEYYGGPGVQHIAMNTADIITAICNLKERGMEFMSVPDTYYNQLRENLKHSKVKIIEDLDVLQEMNILVDYDDNGYLLQIFTKPVQDRPTVFLEVIQRHNHQGFGAGNFKSLFEAIEADQRARGNLTILTPNGVSENM from the exons ATG acaacatacacagacaaaggtGAAAAG CATGAGCAGGGCAGGTTCCTTTGCTTTGACCACTTAACGTTCTGGGTTGGTAATGCAAAGCAG GCTGCATCATATTACTGTAACAAGCTGGGATTTGAGCCTCTGGCTTACAAAGGTCTGGAGACAGGCAGCCGTGAAGTGGTGTCCCATGTTGTGAAACAGGGAAAG ATCATTTATGTGTTCTCATCTGCACTCAATCCTGGAAACAAAG AGATGGGTGATCATTTGGTGAAGCATGGGGATGGAGTAAAGGATATTGCATTCACAGTAGAGAACTGTGACTTCTTGGTTCAG AAAGCTTGTGAGCGCGGTGCCATTATTTTAAAAGAACCCCATACTCTGGAGGACAAGTATGGTAAAGTGAGGCTGGCTGTCCTTCAAACG TATGGCgataccacacacacatttgtggaGAGGACAGGATACACTGGTCTGTTTCTGCCTGGTTTTCATCCTCCCCTGTTCAAGGACCCTATTTTAGCCaaact ACCAAGTGGAAAACTGGACTACATCGATCATGTTGTGGGAAACCAACCAGATGATGAGATGGTTCCAGTGGTGGAATG GTATCAGAGAAATCTCCTGTTTCACCGTTTCTGGTCTGTGGATGACAAACAGCTTCAGACAGAATTCAGTGCCCTGCGCTCCATTGTAGTGGCAAACTATGAGGAGACAGTAAAGATGCCCATCAATGAGCCTGCCATGGGGAAGAGGAAGTCTCAGATCCAG GAGTATGTGGAGTACTATGGGGGTCCTGGAGTGCAGCACATTGCCATGAACACAGCAGACATCATTACAGCA ATCTGTAACCTAAAGGAGCGTGGCATGGAGTTCATGTCTGTGCCTGACACTTACTACAACCAGCTGAGAGAGAACCTGAAGCACTCAAAGGTCAAAATCATAGAGGACCTGGATGTCTTGCAG GAAATGAACATCCTGGTGGACTACGATGACAACGGTTATTTACTCCAAATCTTCACCAAGCCAGTTCAGGATCGCCCCACTGTGTTCTTGGAGGTTATTCAGAGACACAATCACCAG GGTTTTGGTGCAGGAAACTTTAAGTCTCTTTTTGAAGCCATTGAAGCTGACCAGCGTGCTAGAGGAAACCTGACTATCCTGACACCCAATGGAGTGTCAGAGaacatgtga
- the aplnra gene encoding apelin receptor A, with product METTTGEYVDNYEYYDDNETACDFSEWEPSYSLIPVLYMLIFILGLSGNGVVIFTVWRSKSKRRAADVYIGNLALADLTFVVTLPLWAVYTALGYHWPFGVALCKISSYVVLVNMYASVFCLTCLSFDRYLAIVHSLSSSRLRSRGTMLASLGAIWLLSGLLAVPTLLFRTTVNDLNSNRTTCAMDFSLVTMNQRHESLWIAGLSLSSSALGFLLPFLAMTIFYCFIGCTVTRHFNNLRKEDQKKKRLLKIITTLVVVFAICWTPFHVLKSMDALSYLNLAPSSCGFLRFLLLAHPYATCLAYINSCLNPFLYAFFDLRFRSQCLCLLNLKKAMHGQMSSMSSTLSAQTQKSEIQSLATKV from the coding sequence ATGGAGACAACTACTGGGGAATATGTTGATAATTATGAGTATTATGATGACAATGAGACTGCCTGTGACTTCTCAGAGTGGGAGCCCTCTTACTCCCTAATCCCAGTCCTGTACATGCTTATTTTTATCCTTGGCCTGTCAGGTAATGGCGTGGTCATCTTCACCGTGTGGAGATCCAAATCTAAGCGTCGGGCTGCAGATGTCTACATTGGGAACCTGGCTCTGGCTGACCTCACCTTTGTTGTAACCCTACCTCTATGGGCTGTGTACACTGCGCTGGGTTACCACTGGCCATTTGGGGTGGCTCTGTGCAAGATCAGCAGCTATGTGGTTCTGGTCAACATGTATGCCAGTGTTTTCTGCCTTACCTGCCTGAGCTTTGACCGCTACCTGGCCATCGTGCACTCCCtgtccagcagcaggctgcGCTCACGTGGCACTATGCTGGCATCCCTGGGTGCTATATGGCTGCTGTCTGGCCTCCTGGCTGTGCCCACACTGCTTTTCCGCACTACTGTGAACGACCTGAACAGTAACCGGACCACATGTGCCATGGACTTCAGTCTGGTGACCATGAACCAAAGGCACGAGTCCCTCTGGATAGCAGGGCTCAGTCTGTCCTCATCTGCTTTGGGTTTTCTCCTACCTTTCTTGGCCATGACCATCTTCTACTGCTTCATTGGTTGCACAGTCACACGTCATTTCAACAACCTCCGTAAGGAGGACCAGAAGAAGAAACGGCTGCTGAAAATCATTACCACACTGGTTGTGGTTTTTGCCATCTGCTGGACTCCCTTCCATGTGCTGAAGAGCATGGATGCTCTCTCCTACCTGAACCTAGCTCCAAGCTCCTGCGGCTTCCTGCGTTTCCTGCTGCTGGCTCACCCCTATGCTACTTGTTTGGCTTACATCAACAGCTGCCTCAACCCATTCCTATATGCTTTCTTTGACCTGCGCTTTCGTTCACAGTGTTTGTGCCTGCTCAACCTGAAGAAGGCCATGCATGGCCAGATGAGCTCTATGTCATCCACACTCAGTGCCCAGACTCAGAAGTCAGAGATTCAATCTCTGGCCACCAAGGTTTAG